One region of Anaeromyxobacter paludicola genomic DNA includes:
- a CDS encoding DUF1349 domain-containing protein, producing the protein MQTVERTRGESERNGRQARRSPGPGRARRGAAGRAPRVLLALLLATAPVAGRAANTTLLGDYLGSEATSVAQACPASPLADVDHFSLATSLGTDSVTSVTLTLTGTGGIQRVDVTSDDGLTTYGQLASPGTSATVSLTTPIPVTITPTQYRVKVLPKGYGITASYSVTARVSSLVATNAVSGTDAGSGTVVVDGAPPDYVSGAQLTTSGQQASFSWTNPTTDFDHVVVLRSGAGKSVQNYQLTSGTTYTAGTQVGTDTVLYVGTLTSFTDTLNAQYTYGIATADRCNNYKYATLLTPAYVTVGEFYNLEPGNNRVCPGAAALSADMFTMGATNYTANGYAVTAVTVALTNPQAVQSVRIVMSGTVLGQLANPGSTAVIPLSPPIQANSTFGIYNVQIAPAPYASLTSGQAYPVTAKVIGVTTSIPILVNDSNPSAVITVDWSTPTAVSGLTGAASAPRMIHLAWTNPSGTLPPPNFGGVVVLRSQPGAAIQTTALADGATYAAGSQVGADTVVYTGTGTALDDVVTGGLTYQYAVFSVNPCSGTGTKYSAPVLAGPITATVPSHFLAGGAAVNEGVDGTVTTFLQAAAPTSAGAWSGWTATAGPFVPVARFYGPTYADQRLVAANATASLWLTSSNPSPADPECGGPFPADSFRADLLDHDPDGPAGNGTLIGSGTVTSPGGTAALVPVAFANAPYTIAPGHRLVLQLNYSASTADSYCSSNGLVYGSPAMSSGVAISDAVTCTPSSALAMPAGQGAGGVSLDPAALVTATGVSGLRFRVGLAPSDGFAALDPKWTSTNIGSGVTAGAALTASGGQLRVQSPNGTGAFGTTDYFRFVSQPVALSGDFTVDVRVDEIDGSASSPRAGLMVRQDLSATAVNAALFVAPGAGAVFQARSTTGGATASTTVAGVTPAAWIRLSRAGGTLTGYYSSDGVSWTQAGSQAVSLTGTFYVGVAVGAGSFVYPYTASFSRFLLTQPYVPSDWSTGTYATAAWPRGTYWLLAQGTTNCGNPLPPVMGAFHFSVGTTTLGDHLASEPPDVPQACPAPGASGATYDADAFTLSTSVFTDSVTALTLALTGTPSAAQSILVTSDDGATVYGQVTPSSLTPTVALATPIPVTTTPRQFRLKILPAAYAALASGQSYPLTARVTTLTSNNDVAGADASGATVTVDRAPPTPPASWSAAATATPNQIALSWQNPATDFTRAVILRSAGGASVQTTRLTDGTSYVMGGTLGTDTAAYVGAAQAYSDQAQGGLAYRYLAFFGDACGNYSAGVPAGPATPVVPPYATTVGALTATPGFCSQVSLSAAFSGDGDLDNAATFARGSSPFGPFTPASCASAPSRGLTTWSCVDDSPTTGGLWYYQVTFTDGDGVNGQSTALTGPVVVSACADGTGALTVIPLGATPDVAAAPPGSVNVTAGKFRLNVANGSVQVTGITLANTAAKAAPPGELQSVSLYEDLGTTPGAWDAGDAKVATAVYDPGRMAWVLPGFAVTAGNHDYVLTVAVTLGADPTAGEQFRPSFGTADVSVISGARILNTATVTGGTVTIAGALAGAAVGDPTPQSLVPMVSILNPGHAATVSTDASSRIRVQVQVYDPSGSGVSSVKLSRAAGASGTFTDTLAPNAAYASVAGAKAGVYQADLAFTPGAYVLQAQAVSASGNTGYSSPAVITVNAKRTGDGNLLARANSSQLCVDCHNVKTHSSQSTADPATGLSKYGSWSTTCRDCHTPHNTHNAQLLRESIVPPSYGGYVPAKTVVFQDRITGDSGATSTAVSFVTSNASLVAARTTGPCQACHTRTASPAGVARWRGAGNQDPAHYAGTDTTACTGCHSHQNGFRGREAQGGESCAKCHGAKLAGMQAGARASAHALGAAGASDAPQDNATAWGNPLAANAPAARSCVDMCHPDHVHNDPSAWPAAVHASNLHRSPLTAASRALTRDTTPSSATYGQATAASGAGVLRADHVPGQVQGCMACHQNPVDASRPYIDATRYDLSAHNTTSAGGTAWEYVMHDDAPGATPSVSSRLQRNCTKCHAGRQSEGQTPSWSVQGNGPVQGPHWSDNPALLAGALAPAGDPTRNVCYNCHGGGTGAGKDFSGKNVAQAVARGAAGARHPVDAVSQHSTAVESAATYGTRLGGAPRHAGCADCHDAHQARSGAHTTGSPLAGPTLQGAYGATLSTYPPGWNPPASPSYWTAGRLQAGVDLEAALCFKCHSAWYWGSGTPPTSPDLGAAATDQAREFNPNNLSFHPVLSDCSKNIGRIDPRNLLGSWNKTANVNRMTCTDCHASDSTSDPAGPHGAGSRFLLKGPNTAWDASVNWAGNYGKTGSQGIFCFNCHDPSFAYTRNPMHTDTGFEYHGGMPCQTCHAAVPHGGPQVGLLVAGAGSGAATWAGDYDGSPTYAASQWLYIAGYPGAGNTWQQGNCGCGGPSHSE; encoded by the coding sequence TTGCAAACGGTCGAGCGGACTCGAGGCGAATCGGAGCGGAACGGTCGGCAGGCGCGGCGCTCGCCGGGGCCGGGCCGCGCCCGCCGCGGCGCTGCGGGCCGGGCCCCGCGCGTCCTGCTCGCGCTCCTGCTGGCCACCGCTCCGGTCGCCGGGCGCGCCGCGAACACCACGCTCCTCGGCGACTACCTCGGCTCCGAGGCGACCAGCGTTGCCCAGGCCTGCCCGGCCAGCCCGCTCGCCGACGTGGACCACTTCAGCCTCGCGACCTCGCTGGGGACCGACTCGGTCACCTCGGTCACGCTCACGCTCACCGGGACGGGCGGGATCCAGCGCGTGGACGTCACCAGCGACGACGGCCTGACCACCTACGGCCAGCTCGCGTCGCCGGGGACCTCGGCCACGGTCTCGCTCACCACGCCCATCCCGGTCACCATCACGCCGACCCAGTACCGGGTGAAGGTGCTGCCCAAGGGCTACGGCATCACCGCGAGCTACAGCGTCACCGCCCGCGTGAGCAGCCTCGTCGCCACCAACGCGGTCAGCGGCACCGACGCGGGCAGCGGCACGGTGGTCGTGGACGGCGCGCCGCCCGACTACGTCTCCGGGGCCCAGCTCACGACCTCTGGGCAGCAGGCGAGCTTCTCCTGGACCAACCCCACCACCGACTTCGACCACGTGGTGGTGCTCCGCAGTGGGGCCGGGAAGAGCGTCCAGAACTACCAGCTCACGAGCGGCACCACCTACACCGCCGGGACCCAGGTCGGCACCGACACCGTCCTCTACGTCGGGACGCTCACCTCCTTCACCGACACCCTCAACGCACAGTACACCTACGGCATCGCGACCGCCGATCGCTGCAACAACTACAAGTACGCGACCCTCCTGACTCCCGCCTACGTCACCGTCGGCGAGTTCTACAACCTCGAGCCGGGCAACAACCGGGTCTGCCCCGGCGCGGCGGCCCTCAGCGCCGACATGTTCACGATGGGGGCCACGAACTACACCGCCAACGGCTACGCGGTGACCGCCGTGACGGTCGCCCTCACCAACCCGCAGGCGGTGCAGAGCGTCCGCATCGTCATGAGCGGCACGGTGCTCGGCCAGCTCGCCAACCCGGGGAGCACGGCCGTCATCCCCCTGAGCCCGCCGATCCAGGCCAACAGCACCTTCGGCATCTACAACGTGCAGATCGCGCCCGCGCCCTACGCCTCGCTCACGAGCGGCCAGGCGTATCCGGTCACGGCCAAGGTCATCGGCGTCACCACCTCGATCCCGATCCTCGTCAACGACTCCAACCCGAGCGCCGTGATCACGGTGGACTGGAGCACCCCGACGGCGGTGTCCGGCCTGACCGGCGCCGCCTCGGCCCCGAGGATGATCCACCTCGCCTGGACCAACCCCTCGGGCACCCTGCCCCCGCCCAACTTCGGCGGGGTGGTGGTGCTCCGGAGCCAGCCGGGCGCCGCGATCCAGACCACCGCGCTCGCCGACGGCGCGACCTACGCCGCAGGCTCGCAGGTCGGCGCCGACACCGTCGTCTACACCGGCACGGGAACCGCGCTCGACGACGTGGTGACGGGCGGGCTCACGTACCAGTACGCGGTCTTCAGCGTGAACCCCTGCTCCGGGACCGGCACCAAGTACTCGGCGCCGGTCCTCGCGGGCCCGATCACGGCCACGGTGCCGAGCCACTTCCTCGCCGGCGGGGCGGCGGTGAACGAGGGCGTGGACGGCACCGTCACCACCTTCCTCCAGGCGGCGGCGCCGACGAGCGCGGGGGCGTGGAGCGGGTGGACCGCCACCGCCGGCCCCTTCGTGCCGGTGGCGCGCTTCTACGGCCCCACCTACGCGGATCAGCGGCTCGTCGCCGCCAACGCCACCGCGTCGCTCTGGCTCACCAGCTCGAACCCCTCCCCTGCCGACCCGGAGTGCGGGGGCCCCTTCCCCGCCGACAGCTTCCGGGCCGACCTGCTCGACCACGATCCGGACGGCCCGGCCGGGAACGGGACGCTCATCGGCTCGGGGACCGTCACGAGCCCCGGCGGCACCGCCGCGCTCGTCCCGGTCGCCTTCGCCAACGCGCCCTACACCATCGCGCCGGGCCACCGGCTCGTCCTCCAGCTCAACTACTCGGCCTCCACCGCCGACAGCTACTGCAGCTCCAACGGGCTCGTCTACGGCAGCCCCGCGATGTCGAGCGGCGTCGCGATCTCCGACGCCGTGACCTGCACGCCCTCGAGCGCGCTCGCCATGCCGGCCGGCCAGGGCGCCGGCGGCGTGTCGCTCGATCCGGCCGCGCTCGTCACCGCGACCGGGGTGAGCGGGCTCCGCTTCCGGGTGGGGCTCGCGCCGAGCGACGGGTTCGCCGCCCTCGATCCGAAGTGGACCAGCACCAACATCGGCTCGGGCGTCACGGCCGGCGCCGCGCTCACCGCGAGCGGCGGGCAGCTGCGCGTGCAGAGCCCGAACGGCACCGGCGCCTTCGGGACCACCGACTACTTCCGGTTCGTCTCGCAGCCCGTCGCCCTGAGCGGCGACTTCACGGTGGACGTCCGGGTGGACGAGATCGACGGCTCGGCCAGCAGCCCGCGCGCCGGCCTCATGGTCCGGCAGGACCTCTCGGCGACGGCCGTCAACGCGGCCCTGTTCGTGGCGCCGGGCGCAGGGGCGGTGTTCCAGGCCCGGAGCACGACCGGCGGCGCCACCGCTTCGACCACCGTCGCGGGGGTCACGCCGGCCGCGTGGATCCGGCTCAGCCGCGCCGGCGGCACGCTCACCGGCTACTACTCGAGCGACGGCGTGTCGTGGACCCAGGCCGGCTCGCAGGCCGTCTCGCTCACCGGCACCTTCTACGTCGGCGTGGCGGTCGGCGCCGGGTCCTTCGTCTACCCGTACACCGCCTCCTTCTCGCGCTTCCTCCTGACCCAGCCCTACGTCCCGAGCGACTGGTCCACCGGCACCTACGCGACGGCGGCCTGGCCGCGCGGCACCTACTGGCTCCTCGCCCAGGGCACGACCAACTGCGGGAACCCCCTCCCGCCGGTGATGGGCGCGTTCCACTTCTCGGTCGGGACCACCACGCTCGGCGATCACCTCGCCTCGGAGCCGCCCGACGTCCCGCAGGCCTGCCCCGCGCCCGGCGCCAGCGGCGCCACCTACGACGCCGACGCCTTCACCCTCTCGACCTCCGTCTTCACCGACAGCGTCACCGCGCTCACGCTGGCGCTCACCGGCACCCCCTCGGCCGCCCAGTCCATCCTGGTCACGAGCGACGACGGCGCGACCGTCTACGGCCAGGTGACCCCGTCGAGCCTCACGCCGACCGTGGCGCTCGCGACGCCGATCCCGGTGACCACCACGCCGCGCCAGTTCCGGCTCAAGATCCTGCCGGCCGCCTACGCCGCCCTGGCCTCGGGGCAGAGCTACCCGCTCACCGCCCGGGTGACGACGCTCACGTCGAACAACGACGTCGCCGGCGCCGACGCCAGCGGCGCCACGGTGACGGTGGACCGCGCGCCGCCGACGCCCCCCGCGTCGTGGAGCGCCGCCGCGACCGCCACCCCGAACCAGATCGCGCTCTCCTGGCAGAACCCCGCGACCGACTTCACCCGGGCGGTGATCCTGCGCAGCGCCGGGGGCGCGAGCGTGCAGACCACCCGCCTCACCGACGGGACGAGCTACGTGATGGGCGGCACGCTCGGCACCGACACGGCCGCCTACGTCGGCGCGGCGCAGGCCTACTCGGACCAGGCGCAGGGCGGGCTCGCCTACCGCTACCTCGCCTTCTTCGGCGACGCCTGCGGCAACTACTCCGCCGGCGTGCCGGCCGGCCCGGCCACGCCGGTGGTCCCGCCCTACGCGACGACGGTGGGGGCGCTCACGGCCACGCCCGGCTTCTGCTCCCAGGTGAGCCTGTCGGCCGCCTTCAGCGGCGACGGCGACCTCGACAACGCGGCCACTTTCGCCCGCGGCAGCTCGCCCTTCGGGCCGTTCACCCCGGCCTCCTGCGCCTCGGCCCCGTCGCGTGGGCTCACCACCTGGTCGTGCGTGGACGACAGCCCGACCACCGGAGGGCTCTGGTACTACCAGGTCACCTTCACCGACGGCGACGGCGTGAACGGCCAGAGCACCGCCCTCACCGGACCGGTCGTCGTCTCGGCCTGCGCCGACGGCACGGGCGCGCTCACGGTGATCCCCCTCGGGGCGACCCCCGACGTGGCGGCGGCCCCGCCCGGCTCGGTCAACGTCACCGCCGGCAAGTTCCGCCTGAACGTGGCCAACGGCTCGGTGCAGGTGACCGGCATCACCCTCGCCAACACCGCCGCCAAGGCGGCCCCGCCGGGCGAGCTCCAGTCGGTGAGCCTCTACGAGGACCTGGGCACGACGCCGGGGGCCTGGGACGCGGGCGACGCCAAGGTCGCCACCGCCGTCTACGACCCCGGCCGGATGGCCTGGGTCCTGCCCGGCTTCGCCGTGACCGCGGGGAACCACGACTACGTCCTCACGGTGGCGGTGACCCTCGGCGCCGACCCCACCGCCGGCGAGCAGTTCCGGCCGTCATTCGGCACCGCGGACGTGAGCGTCATCTCCGGCGCCCGCATCCTCAACACCGCGACGGTGACCGGCGGCACGGTCACGATCGCCGGGGCGCTCGCCGGCGCGGCGGTGGGCGACCCCACCCCGCAGAGCCTCGTCCCGATGGTCTCGATCCTGAACCCCGGGCACGCCGCCACCGTGAGCACGGACGCGAGCAGCCGGATCCGGGTGCAGGTGCAGGTCTACGACCCGAGCGGCAGCGGGGTCTCGAGCGTGAAGCTCTCGCGCGCCGCCGGCGCGAGCGGCACCTTCACCGACACGCTCGCCCCCAACGCGGCCTACGCGTCGGTGGCCGGCGCGAAGGCGGGCGTGTACCAGGCGGACCTCGCGTTCACGCCGGGCGCGTACGTGCTGCAGGCCCAGGCGGTGAGCGCGAGCGGCAACACCGGCTACTCGTCCCCGGCGGTGATCACGGTGAACGCGAAGCGGACCGGGGACGGCAACCTCCTCGCCCGCGCCAACTCGAGCCAGCTCTGCGTGGATTGCCACAACGTCAAGACCCACTCGAGCCAGAGCACCGCCGACCCGGCGACCGGCCTCTCCAAGTACGGCTCCTGGTCCACCACCTGCCGCGACTGCCACACCCCGCACAACACCCACAACGCCCAGCTCCTGCGCGAGAGCATCGTGCCGCCCTCGTACGGCGGCTACGTGCCCGCCAAGACCGTGGTGTTCCAGGACCGGATCACCGGCGACTCGGGCGCCACCTCCACCGCGGTCTCCTTCGTGACGAGCAACGCGAGCCTCGTCGCGGCCCGGACCACCGGGCCGTGCCAGGCCTGCCACACGCGCACCGCGAGCCCGGCCGGCGTGGCGCGCTGGCGCGGTGCGGGCAACCAGGACCCGGCCCACTACGCCGGGACCGACACCACCGCCTGCACCGGCTGTCACTCCCACCAGAACGGCTTCCGCGGGCGCGAGGCCCAGGGCGGCGAGTCCTGCGCGAAGTGCCACGGCGCCAAGCTCGCGGGGATGCAGGCCGGGGCGCGCGCCTCGGCCCACGCCCTCGGCGCGGCGGGCGCGAGCGACGCGCCGCAGGACAACGCCACCGCCTGGGGTAATCCCCTCGCGGCCAACGCGCCGGCCGCGCGCTCCTGCGTGGACATGTGCCACCCGGACCACGTCCACAACGATCCCTCGGCCTGGCCGGCGGCCGTCCACGCGAGCAATCTCCACCGGTCGCCCCTGACGGCGGCCTCGCGCGCGCTCACCCGCGACACCACTCCGTCGAGCGCCACCTACGGGCAGGCCACCGCGGCGAGCGGCGCCGGCGTGCTGCGCGCCGACCACGTGCCGGGTCAGGTCCAGGGCTGCATGGCCTGCCACCAGAACCCGGTGGACGCGAGCCGGCCCTACATCGACGCGACCCGCTACGATCTCTCGGCCCACAACACCACCTCGGCGGGCGGGACGGCGTGGGAGTACGTGATGCACGACGACGCCCCCGGGGCGACGCCGAGCGTGAGCTCGCGGCTGCAGCGCAACTGCACCAAGTGCCACGCCGGCCGCCAGAGCGAGGGGCAGACGCCGAGCTGGAGCGTGCAGGGCAACGGGCCGGTCCAGGGGCCGCACTGGTCCGACAATCCGGCCCTGCTCGCGGGGGCCCTCGCGCCCGCGGGCGATCCGACGCGGAACGTCTGCTACAACTGCCACGGCGGCGGGACCGGCGCCGGCAAGGACTTCTCGGGCAAGAACGTGGCCCAGGCGGTGGCCCGCGGGGCCGCCGGCGCGCGCCACCCGGTGGACGCGGTCTCGCAGCACTCGACCGCCGTGGAGTCGGCCGCGACGTACGGGACGCGGCTCGGGGGCGCTCCCCGCCACGCCGGCTGCGCCGACTGCCACGACGCCCACCAGGCCCGGTCGGGCGCGCACACCACCGGCAGCCCCCTCGCCGGCCCCACGCTGCAGGGCGCCTACGGCGCGACGCTGTCCACCTACCCGCCGGGCTGGAACCCGCCGGCGAGCCCGTCCTACTGGACCGCCGGCCGCCTCCAGGCGGGCGTCGACCTCGAGGCGGCGCTCTGCTTCAAGTGCCACTCGGCCTGGTACTGGGGCAGCGGCACGCCGCCCACCTCGCCCGACCTCGGCGCCGCGGCGACCGACCAGGCGCGCGAGTTCAACCCGAACAACCTCTCGTTCCACCCGGTGCTCTCCGACTGCTCGAAGAACATCGGCCGCATCGACCCGCGGAACCTCCTCGGGAGCTGGAACAAGACGGCCAACGTCAACCGGATGACCTGCACCGACTGCCACGCCTCCGACTCGACGAGCGACCCCGCCGGCCCGCACGGCGCCGGCTCGCGCTTCCTGCTCAAGGGTCCCAACACCGCCTGGGACGCCAGCGTGAACTGGGCGGGCAACTACGGCAAGACCGGCAGCCAGGGCATCTTCTGCTTCAACTGCCACGACCCGAGCTTCGCCTACACCCGCAACCCGATGCACACCGACACCGGCTTCGAGTACCACGGCGGGATGCCCTGCCAGACCTGCCACGCCGCGGTGCCGCACGGCGGGCCCCAGGTCGGGCTGCTGGTGGCGGGGGCGGGCAGCGGCGCGGCGACGTGGGCCGGCGACTACGACGGCTCGCCGACGTACGCCGCCAGCCAGTGGCTGTACATCGCCGGCTACCCGGGAGCGGGGAACACCTGGCAGCAGGGCAACTGCGGCTGCGGCGGGCCAAGCCACAGTGAGTGA
- a CDS encoding cytochrome c biogenesis protein ResB: MSDGEPGPVGRRSRLGRLKRALRTPAIILAEVLGLAAAGALLATVPQAGAGGELEAGPLGTPLRLLGADRVLRTPWFAGLVLATAASLLVIVWDQWRQLLRTWRAPPSLYRLRGAHYRRELERPATPGGPPPPVVRREHRLGLAGSPLLHLGLLLVVLAGLLRATLAREALVDLVEGQPLDPAPSAYGLQRGGLLASPFALPERLRIERFHLERYPSGALSALSVDVRLGAEQRPARVAINAPLELGFDRLYVTQTMGPAAFLVLSRPGAAPVRAAMFLREERPGGRRLLSEHGFPGGTTLRVETLPAAAGTGAGARRALWVTALRGGAPAGAAALAPGEALDLPGGEQVRLLEVRRWIRFAGARDPFTALAYLGFVLVVAGAALLFFLVEVEWAVVPEPGDRPEVERVTVLLRARRFAPLQRERFERLVEAAGRGGEG, from the coding sequence GTGAGTGACGGCGAGCCCGGACCGGTCGGCCGGCGGAGCCGGCTCGGCCGACTGAAGCGCGCGCTGCGCACGCCCGCCATCATCCTCGCGGAGGTGCTCGGGCTCGCGGCCGCCGGCGCTCTGCTCGCGACCGTGCCCCAGGCCGGCGCGGGCGGGGAGCTCGAGGCGGGGCCGCTCGGGACGCCGCTCCGGCTGCTCGGCGCCGACCGGGTGCTGCGCACGCCCTGGTTCGCGGGGCTCGTCCTCGCCACCGCGGCGTCGCTCCTCGTCATCGTCTGGGATCAGTGGCGGCAGCTCCTGCGCACCTGGCGCGCGCCGCCGTCCCTCTACCGGCTGCGCGGAGCCCACTACCGCCGCGAGCTCGAGCGCCCCGCCACGCCCGGCGGGCCGCCGCCGCCCGTCGTGCGCCGCGAGCACCGGCTCGGGCTCGCCGGCTCGCCGCTGCTGCACCTCGGGCTCTTGCTGGTGGTGCTGGCGGGCCTGCTCCGCGCCACCCTGGCGCGCGAGGCCCTGGTGGACCTCGTGGAGGGGCAGCCGCTCGACCCCGCGCCGTCGGCCTACGGGCTGCAGCGCGGTGGGCTCCTGGCGAGCCCCTTCGCACTGCCGGAGCGGCTCCGGATCGAGCGCTTCCACCTGGAGCGGTACCCGAGCGGCGCGCTCAGCGCGCTCTCCGTGGACGTGCGGCTCGGCGCCGAGCAGCGGCCGGCGCGCGTCGCCATCAACGCCCCGCTGGAGCTGGGCTTCGACCGGCTCTACGTCACGCAGACGATGGGGCCGGCGGCGTTCCTGGTCCTGTCCCGGCCCGGCGCGGCGCCGGTCCGGGCGGCGATGTTCCTCCGCGAGGAGCGTCCGGGCGGCAGGCGCCTCCTCTCGGAGCACGGCTTCCCCGGCGGGACGACGCTGCGGGTCGAGACCCTCCCGGCCGCGGCCGGCACCGGAGCTGGGGCCCGCCGGGCGCTGTGGGTCACCGCGCTCCGGGGCGGGGCGCCGGCCGGCGCGGCGGCGCTCGCGCCCGGGGAGGCCCTCGACCTGCCGGGGGGCGAGCAGGTGCGGCTGCTCGAGGTGCGCCGCTGGATCCGGTTCGCCGGCGCGCGCGACCCGTTCACCGCGCTCGCCTACCTGGGGTTCGTGCTCGTGGTCGCCGGCGCGGCGCTGCTCTTCTTCCTCGTCGAGGTGGAGTGGGCGGTGGTCCCGGAGCCGGGAGATCGGCCCGAGGTGGAGCGGGTGACGGTGCTGCTCCGGGCGCGGCGCTTCGCGCCCCTGCAGCGGGAGCGGTTCGAGCGGCTGGTCGAGGCGGCGGGGCGAGGGGGCGAGGGGTGA
- a CDS encoding cytochrome c biogenesis protein, with translation MAWDGFRTQVVLQWGAVACDVAAAALFTSAALFARPARARWARWCAALGLAPHGVAIALRWLEVGHGPYMMKYEVLTSISFTAVALLLVFLWRRPDWSALAVVVMPVAILLLGLGLFAHPAARDLPPTLRSAWLVFHVIFAKLSAGAFILSLATAICLLRQERRPSPRIPPADALDAYTVRFVGFGFVFWSVTIAAGAIWANQSWGRYWGWDPIETWSLVSWLVYAAYLHARLFFRMARAAAAWLAIACFALFILTFLVLTFVVPSLHSAYLQ, from the coding sequence ATGGCGTGGGACGGGTTCCGGACGCAGGTGGTGCTGCAGTGGGGCGCGGTAGCCTGCGACGTCGCGGCCGCGGCCCTCTTCACGAGCGCGGCGCTCTTCGCCCGCCCGGCGCGGGCGCGCTGGGCGCGGTGGTGCGCGGCGCTGGGGCTCGCGCCGCACGGCGTCGCGATCGCGCTGCGCTGGCTCGAGGTGGGGCACGGCCCCTACATGATGAAGTACGAGGTGCTCACCTCGATCTCCTTCACCGCCGTCGCCCTGCTGCTCGTCTTCCTGTGGCGCCGGCCGGACTGGAGCGCGCTCGCGGTGGTGGTGATGCCGGTCGCGATCCTGCTGCTCGGGCTCGGCCTCTTCGCCCACCCCGCCGCGCGGGACCTCCCGCCGACGCTGCGCTCGGCCTGGCTCGTCTTCCACGTCATCTTCGCGAAGCTGTCGGCGGGGGCCTTCATCCTCTCCCTCGCCACCGCGATCTGCCTGCTGCGCCAGGAGCGCCGGCCGAGCCCGCGCATCCCCCCGGCCGACGCGCTCGACGCCTACACGGTCCGGTTCGTCGGCTTCGGGTTCGTGTTCTGGAGCGTCACCATCGCCGCCGGGGCCATCTGGGCCAACCAGTCCTGGGGCCGGTACTGGGGCTGGGATCCCATCGAGACCTGGTCGCTCGTGAGCTGGCTCGTCTACGCGGCCTACCTCCACGCGCGGCTCTTCTTCCGGATGGCGCGCGCAGCCGCGGCGTGGCTCGCCATCGCCTGCTTCG